CCATCACGACAGCCGTCTGGAAATTACCAGCGAGCCGGGCAAAGGCACCCGATTTAGCTTCACGTTGCCGGAAAGGTTCATTGCCAAAACTACCGAGTAGCGTCCTCCCTGTCAGTATAACTTTCCACAGGCCGCAAAATGCGGCCTGTTTGCTTTGCACCATTCAGCACCGCACCTCTTTTTCTGCGGCTGCTGCTTTTTTGTTCGCATGTTTAGCCATGTGTTTTTCTTATAATTAGCGTTTTATGCTGGTTATTCACTCCAGCCTACGATAACCATCTGGTTTTGCGATCCCATCTTGCCTTTAAACGTTATAAGCGTTTAAATTGCGCCCCTGTCGATGACAGACAGGCTGGATTTGCGTGGTAAATCGAAAAACTATTCTTCGCCACGCCCGGTGGGAAGCATATCCCGCTGGAATCTAATGATATTGCCGCTGTATTGTCCCGTAGGGGCTGGCGAAAAAATCAACACGTTCAACACCACATCCACAGGCAGTTAATACATATGACCCATCGTTTAAAACCACGAGATATCGTTGCTCTGGGCTTTATGACATTCGCGTTGTTCGTCGGCGCGGGTAACATCATTTTTCCGCCAATGGTCGGTTTGCAGGCGGGTGAACACGTCTGGACGGCGGCCTTTGGTTTCTTGATCACCGCGGTTGGTCTGCCGGTGCTAACGGTCATCGCCCTGGCGAAAGTGGGTGGCGGTGTGGATAGCCTCAGCGCGCCAATTGGCAAAGTAGCCGGTGTGCTGCTGGCCACCGTCTGCTACCTGGCCGTCGGCCCGCTGTTTGCGACCCCGCGTACCGCTACCGTCTCGTTCGAAGTGGGGATTGCCCCGCTGACCGGCGACGGCGCGCTGCCGCTGTTTATCTACAGCCTGGTCTACTTTGCCATCGTCATTCTGGTCTCGCTCTACCCCGGCAAACTGCTGGATACGGTAGGTAACTTCCTTGCGCCGATGAAGATCGTCGCGCTGGTGGTGCTCTCAGTGGCCGCTATCGTCTGGCCAGCTGGCCCGATTAGTCATGCCATGGACGCCTACGAGCACGCCTCGTTCTCCAACGGTTTTGTTAACGGCTACCTGACCATGGATACCCTCGGCGCGATGGTGTTCGGTATCGTGATCGTCAACGCGGCCCGCTCTCGCGGCGTCAGCGATGCGCGTCTGCTGACCCGCTACACCGTGCTGGCTGGCGTGATGGCAGGCGTAGGCCTGACGCTGCTCTATCTGGCTCTGTTCCGCCTCGGCTCCGACAGCGCTTCGCTGGTCGATCAGTCGGCAAACGGCGCGGCTATCCTGCATGCCTACGTGCAGCACACCTTCGGCGGCGCAGGCAGCATGATGCTGGCAGTGCTGATCTTCCTGGCGTGCCTCGTCACCGCCGTAGGCCTGACCTGCGCCTGCGCCGAGTTCTTTGCCCAGTACGTGCCGCTCTCTTACCGCACGCTGGTATTTATCCTCGGCGGCTTCTCAATGGTGGTCTCGAACCTCGGCCTGAGCCATCTGATCCAGCTCTCTAT
Above is a genomic segment from Enterobacter sp. C2 containing:
- the brnQ gene encoding branched-chain amino acid transporter carrier protein BrnQ, yielding MTHRLKPRDIVALGFMTFALFVGAGNIIFPPMVGLQAGEHVWTAAFGFLITAVGLPVLTVIALAKVGGGVDSLSAPIGKVAGVLLATVCYLAVGPLFATPRTATVSFEVGIAPLTGDGALPLFIYSLVYFAIVILVSLYPGKLLDTVGNFLAPMKIVALVVLSVAAIVWPAGPISHAMDAYEHASFSNGFVNGYLTMDTLGAMVFGIVIVNAARSRGVSDARLLTRYTVLAGVMAGVGLTLLYLALFRLGSDSASLVDQSANGAAILHAYVQHTFGGAGSMMLAVLIFLACLVTAVGLTCACAEFFAQYVPLSYRTLVFILGGFSMVVSNLGLSHLIQLSIPVLTAIYPPCIALVVLSFTRNWWHSSSRVIAPAMFVSLVFGVMDGIKASAIGGILPAWTARLPLAEQGLAWLMPTVVMAVLAICWDRMAGRQETSSAH